In one Spirosoma rigui genomic region, the following are encoded:
- a CDS encoding TonB-dependent receptor domain-containing protein, with protein sequence MKPHVSLSIICLLVSLSVSSVNAQFPMGGGAAAQSKALPGTAGDQSPKGTARITGTVVDSTQAKAVEFASIALYNKTTDKAVDGTVADEKGKFALTKLVAGEYRVLVSFVGFRNKTIESVTLTNGQSLDLGTIRLSSGVKTLEEVTVVGQAALIEEKVDRLVYNADKDIMAKGGDATDILRKVPLLTVDLDGNVSIRGSQNIRVLINNKPSTIVASSVSDALKQIPADQIKSVEVITSPSAKYDAEGSGGIINIITKKNGLQGLNLNIDSGVGNRGSILGLNGNYRKGKLGVTLGGFGRAMYNTLTRTSLDQTSLVDGVSTLTRQTGNGHSSGLFGQYNLGFDYDLAPNQSLTAGVRYGVRNMINQQDLVTQLFTDGVVGSTARRNVDVKNLSGTVDANVDYLHTYKPGQEWSISTLYSRNDLTNNFDADLLGSGDALAGRQRNLNKNVNQEFTLQTDYQTPIRKNQMLEFGGKAIFRQVDSDYRYLTAGPSGQYSTENNGTAGNLLYHQNIAAGYTSYTYTTKNRYTFKGGLRYEHTFIDASTREGGNLGIGNYGVLVPSVNASKTFHGTTLKLGFNRRIQRPGLQQLNPNFNSANPQNITIGNPSLRPELTNNFELGLSKTIKKTFVNATFFGRVTNNAITQVSNPSDSLPGAIVTTYQNIGHQQAYGANIFANVAATSKISVGVFLNTFYTSLTGQVMGVDGASATLTNTGFTVGGGTFASAQFKNGWGVQGFGFMQGTQVQLQGRQGGFGFYSLGVKKEIANKQGSIGLAAENFLANSYHIHTVLNSAQFSQVNDVYLYNRGVRLTFTYKLGKMSVEAPRKKAKSVNNDDVKSDGSQTPSGGQSSGSGTSRP encoded by the coding sequence ATGAAACCACACGTTTCCCTTTCCATCATCTGTTTACTGGTCAGCCTCTCCGTTTCGTCGGTCAACGCGCAATTCCCCATGGGCGGTGGTGCGGCTGCTCAGTCGAAAGCCCTACCCGGGACCGCCGGCGACCAAAGCCCGAAAGGGACAGCCCGCATCACGGGGACCGTTGTTGACTCGACCCAGGCAAAAGCCGTTGAGTTTGCCAGTATCGCGCTCTACAATAAAACCACCGATAAAGCCGTAGACGGTACCGTTGCGGACGAAAAAGGTAAGTTTGCCCTGACTAAGCTCGTTGCCGGTGAGTACCGGGTGCTGGTGAGCTTCGTGGGCTTCCGCAACAAAACGATCGAATCGGTCACGCTCACCAACGGGCAAAGTCTGGACCTGGGAACGATCAGGCTGAGTTCGGGCGTCAAAACGCTGGAGGAGGTAACCGTAGTGGGGCAGGCCGCGCTGATTGAAGAAAAAGTAGACCGGCTCGTCTATAATGCCGACAAGGACATTATGGCGAAGGGGGGCGACGCGACCGATATTCTGCGCAAAGTACCCCTGCTCACGGTCGATCTGGACGGTAACGTATCGATCCGGGGGAGCCAGAACATCCGGGTGCTGATCAACAACAAACCGTCGACCATCGTTGCCAGCAGCGTATCTGACGCGCTCAAACAGATTCCGGCCGATCAGATCAAATCGGTCGAGGTGATTACCAGCCCGTCGGCCAAGTATGACGCCGAAGGGTCGGGCGGGATCATCAACATCATCACCAAAAAGAACGGACTGCAGGGCCTGAACCTCAATATTGACTCCGGTGTGGGTAACCGCGGCTCCATACTGGGTCTGAACGGCAACTACCGCAAAGGTAAGCTGGGGGTAACGCTGGGCGGCTTTGGCCGGGCGATGTACAACACCCTGACACGTACCAGCCTCGACCAGACGAGTCTCGTCGATGGCGTTTCGACGCTTACCCGCCAAACCGGCAACGGGCACAGCTCGGGCTTGTTTGGGCAGTATAACCTGGGGTTCGATTATGACCTGGCTCCCAACCAGAGCCTGACAGCGGGGGTACGCTATGGCGTGCGCAATATGATTAACCAGCAGGACCTGGTCACCCAGCTCTTTACCGATGGCGTCGTCGGCTCGACTGCCAGACGGAACGTCGATGTCAAAAATCTGTCAGGTACCGTCGACGCCAATGTCGATTACCTGCACACCTACAAACCCGGGCAGGAGTGGAGTATTTCGACGCTCTACAGCCGCAATGACCTGACCAATAACTTCGATGCTGATCTGCTGGGCAGCGGTGATGCGCTGGCAGGCCGGCAGCGCAACCTGAATAAGAACGTGAACCAGGAATTTACCCTGCAAACGGATTACCAGACGCCAATCCGGAAAAACCAGATGCTGGAATTTGGTGGTAAAGCCATCTTCCGCCAGGTCGACAGCGATTACCGCTACCTGACGGCAGGTCCTTCAGGCCAGTATTCGACCGAAAACAATGGTACGGCGGGTAACCTGTTGTATCACCAGAATATTGCGGCTGGCTATACCTCGTATACCTACACGACCAAAAACCGGTATACGTTCAAAGGAGGACTGCGCTACGAGCACACCTTCATCGACGCCAGCACCCGGGAGGGCGGCAACCTGGGCATTGGCAACTACGGCGTACTGGTTCCGAGTGTCAACGCATCCAAAACTTTCCACGGAACGACCCTGAAACTGGGTTTTAACCGGCGTATCCAGCGGCCGGGTCTGCAACAGCTGAACCCGAACTTTAACTCGGCCAACCCGCAGAACATCACGATCGGTAACCCTTCCCTACGTCCTGAACTGACCAACAACTTTGAACTGGGCCTGAGCAAAACCATCAAGAAAACATTCGTGAACGCTACGTTCTTTGGCCGCGTCACCAACAACGCCATCACGCAGGTAAGCAACCCGTCCGACTCGCTGCCGGGGGCTATCGTCACCACCTACCAGAACATCGGTCATCAGCAGGCGTACGGTGCCAATATCTTCGCCAACGTAGCGGCCACCTCTAAAATCAGCGTGGGTGTGTTCCTTAATACCTTTTACACCAGCCTGACGGGACAGGTGATGGGTGTTGACGGCGCATCGGCCACGCTGACCAACACGGGCTTCACCGTGGGCGGAGGAACGTTTGCGTCGGCGCAGTTCAAGAACGGCTGGGGTGTGCAGGGCTTCGGTTTCATGCAGGGTACGCAGGTGCAGCTGCAGGGACGGCAGGGTGGCTTCGGCTTTTACTCACTGGGGGTTAAAAAAGAGATCGCCAACAAGCAGGGCAGCATCGGCCTGGCCGCCGAGAACTTCCTGGCCAACAGCTACCACATCCATACGGTACTGAACTCGGCCCAGTTCAGTCAGGTCAACGATGTGTACCTCTACAACCGGGGTGTTCGGCTCACCTTCACCTACAAGCTGGGCAAAATGTCGGTCGAGGCTCCCCGCAAGAAAGCCAAGTCGGTTAACAACGACGACGTAAAAAGCGATGGCAGCCAGACGCCATCGGGTGGACAGTCGTCCGGCAGCGGTACGTCTCGGCCCTGA
- a CDS encoding LytR/AlgR family response regulator transcription factor, whose translation MNVLIIEDEDRTARQLERMLKKYDPTVHVLAQLPSIRESVAWLSQHPLPDLILMDIHLEDGLAFTIFEQIQLTVPIIFTTAYDAYTIRAFKVNSIDYLLKPVDYDELAPALDKFKTLRSVAGSPDLASLLQLMQQFRESPFKERFMITIGTKIRSVETSEIAYFFSEAKGTFLVTKEGQLLAIESSLDQLIGMMNPSQFFRVNRQFLVSRSGIQTIHAFSAGKLKVDLRPASRQEVFVSSSRLSDFKDWLGR comes from the coding sequence CAGCTGGAGCGGATGCTCAAAAAATACGACCCCACCGTGCACGTACTGGCCCAGCTGCCGTCCATCCGTGAGTCGGTGGCCTGGCTTAGTCAACACCCCCTGCCCGACCTGATTCTGATGGACATCCACCTGGAAGACGGGCTGGCGTTCACCATCTTCGAGCAGATCCAGCTGACGGTTCCCATCATTTTCACCACGGCCTACGACGCGTATACCATCAGGGCCTTCAAGGTCAACAGCATCGACTACCTGCTCAAACCCGTTGACTATGACGAGCTGGCTCCAGCGCTCGACAAGTTCAAAACTCTGCGCAGCGTGGCGGGTAGCCCCGACCTGGCCAGCCTGCTGCAGCTCATGCAGCAGTTTCGGGAGTCGCCGTTCAAGGAGCGGTTCATGATCACCATCGGCACCAAAATTCGCAGTGTCGAGACGAGTGAGATTGCCTATTTCTTTTCCGAAGCGAAGGGGACATTCCTGGTCACGAAAGAAGGGCAGCTGCTGGCTATTGAAAGCAGTCTCGATCAGTTGATCGGGATGATGAACCCGTCTCAGTTTTTCCGGGTGAACCGGCAGTTTCTGGTGTCGCGATCCGGTATTCAAACCATTCACGCCTTCTCGGCGGGCAAGCTGAAAGTAGATTTACGGCCCGCTTCCCGGCAGGAGGTTTTTGTCAGTTCGAGCCGTTTGTCGGATTTTAAAGACTGGCTGGGCCGGTAG